The proteins below are encoded in one region of Silene latifolia isolate original U9 population chromosome 2, ASM4854445v1, whole genome shotgun sequence:
- the LOC141641309 gene encoding uncharacterized protein LOC141641309, giving the protein MSNLLKLPYQGPQFTWTNNRESDELILERLDRAYASNSWCCLFPEARLWHYPVAVSDHAVIMLDASPARRRKRTPYRIDNWCLQHKDIEELVNTNWQLPFDLQRAANFNQLKNCLKREVEITHDYWLQRAKIRHAQEGHAPTKYLFQKARTQKNRNRIGALKDNEGYYTDFTLHLTVDQSQWLDRPFTAEEVRDAVFSIGDNKSPGIDGLTSAFFKRFWHTVEKHVTIAVLKFLNLGHILKEWNQTLITLVPKIANPETVSQLRPISLCNVLYKIASKCLAKRLRSLLPDIIPESQNAFIKGRLIYDNCLIAHEIMTYVNQQTSGTNCYMAMKVDMNKAFGRVSWHFLLYLLLQRHGFSLKWQQLIMEAVTTYSPNAPPDFKQYLSKLLTMQYKDNFGVYLGVPADIGHNKLAPFGYLLDKGVTAKIEAAILAFWWAFSALLAKNYHRIMNNPQLLLSKVFKAKYSKDCGAIPPLKSNHYRLSWGWKSILKAAHKLQDGFAWKLVNGIKINLLSDP; this is encoded by the exons ATGTCAAATTTGCTAAAGCTACCCTATCAAGGTCCTCAATTTACATGGACCAACAATAGGGAAAGTGATGAGTTAATTCTTGAAAGGCTTGACAGAGCTTACGCATCTAACTCTTGGTGTTGTCTTTTTCCGGAAGCTCGTCTATGGCATTATCCAGTTGCTGTTTCTGATCATGCGGTTATTATGTTAGACGCAAGCCCTGCTAGAAGAAGAAAAAGGACTCCGTATAGAATAGATAACTGGTGTTTGCAACATAAGGATATTGAGGAATTGGTTAATACAAACTGGCAATTACCTTTTG ATTTGCAAAGAGCAGCCAATTTTAATCAACTGAAGAATTGTTTAAAAAGGGAAGTTGAAATTACTCATGATTATTGGCTTCAAAGAGCGAAAATCCGGCATGCACAAGAAGGTCATGCTCCCACCAAATATTTGTTTCAGAAAGCAAGAACCCAAAAAAATCGAAATCGCATTGGTGCATTAAAAGATAATGAAG ggtattatacggattttACCCTACACCTTACAGTTGATCAAAGCCAGTGGTTGGACCGTCCGTTCACAGCAGAAGAGGTTAGGGATGCAGTTTTCTCAATTGGTGATAATAAATCTCCTGGAATAGATGGATTGACATCTGCTTTCTTTAAGCGTTTTTGGCACACAGTGGAAAAGCATGTCACTATTGCGGTTCTAAAATTTCTTAATTTAGGGCATATTTTGAAAGAATGGAATCAAACACTTATCACCTTAGTCCCAAAAATTGCTAACCCTGAAACGGTCTCCCAACTTAGACCCATTAGCCTATGCAACGTCTTATACAAAATTGCATCCAAATGTTTAGCCAAGAGACTCAGGAGCTTGTTGCCGGATATCATTCCTGAATCCCAAAATGCTTTCATCAAAGGAAGACTTATATACGACAATTGTTTGATTGCTCATGAAATTATGACATATGTCAATCAGCAGACAAGTGGAACAAACTGTTATATGGCAATGAAGGTCGATATGAACAAAGCATTTGGCAGAGTTTCATGGCATTTTCTCTTGTATCTTCTTCTTCAGAGGCATGGTTTCTCCCTCAAATGGCAACAACTTATTATGGAAGCGGTCACCACT TACAGTCCTAATGCTCCTCCTGATTTCAAACAGTATCTAAGCAAGTTACTGACTATGCAATACAAAGACAACTTTGGAGTATACCTAGGAGTACCAGCAGACATTGGACACAACAAATTAGCTCCATTTGGTTATCTGTTAGACAAA GGAGTCACTGCAAAGATTGAAGCAGCCATTCTCGCATTCTGGTGGGCTTTTTCAG CCTTGTTGGCTAAGAACTATCACAGAATTATGAACAACCCACAACTACTTCTCTCTAAGGTATTCAAAGCAAAGTACTCCAAAGACTGTGGTGCTATACCGCCACTAAAAAGCAACCATTATAGACTTTCATGGGGATGGAAAAGTATACTGAAAGCAGCGCACAAATTGCAAGATGGATTTGCGTGGAAGCTTGTTAATGGCATAAAAATCAATTTACTATCAGATCCTTAG
- the LOC141641310 gene encoding protein FAR1-RELATED SEQUENCE 7-like, which translates to MTVAGIWQLSDTIEHNEKRKPNEEEFCRDVEEKFTPYIGQEFLEIEEAVTFYKIYAVACGFDVRKYTAKRWRGGEIKSKLLLKIGATKTYKILKEHVNGFENIGASLNDFKNFHRDVKCYIHERDGQMFVDHFKEMAVNRSGFFFDYDVDSDGSLSKSIWADGIARRNYSVFGDAVSFDPTYSTNKYDMAFTPFTGVNHHKRSITFCGALVAHEDAESFQWVFSRFLAAMGGKEPKYIITDQDAGILKVKLNAIIWDEYIEAAEFDAKWEEIGREHTVNNIDWFKEMYAKRRQWVMAHCRDLEMGGVMRTTQRSQSKNSFFKIFESKSGTMLERKGILCRHVIWIYSSNGGKKIPELCVVNRWCKDAIRSKMFDGNGEAAEDVDIIDGKQITMSIMWTEIHQTVAMLMGKFKADVDNFSSLIREFKEKLSPLGSPLNKQQQLEKILGYSASHEITILPLKQSKNKGSGKRMLSLKEKAVALASKLKLMCKNCKRLANHDKRNCPNPFAEHPPLSPSSEESLEEEEEEAEEEEDDILE; encoded by the exons ATGACGGTAGCTGGAATATGGCAACTCTCAG ATACAATTGAGCACAATGAAAAACGAAAGCCGAATGAGGAAGAATTTTGCAGGGACGTTGAAGAAAAGTTTACCCCATATATTGGGCAGGAATTTCTAGAAATCGAGGAGGCAGTGACATTTTATAAGATTTATGCTGTTGCTTGTGGTTTTGATGTGCGGAAATACACGGCGAAGAGATGGCGTGGCGGGGAAATAAAATCTAAACTGTTG CTGAAAATAGGAGCAACAAAGACTTACAAAATTCTGaaggaacatgttaatgggtttgaGAACATTGGAGCTagcttaaatgattttaagaactttcacagaGATGTGAAATGCTACATTCATGAACGAGACGGTCAGATGTTCGTGGACCACTTTAAGGAAATGGCTGTTAATAGGTCAGGAttcttctttgactatgatgttgattcTGACGGTAGTCTGAGTAAATCTATATGGGCCGACGGTATCGCTAGGAGGAACTACTCTGTTTTTGGTGATGCAGTGTCGTTCGATCCGACgtattccaccaataagtatgacaTGGCCTTCACACCTTTCACCGGGGTAAATCACCATAAACGATCAATCACGTTCTGTGGCGCGCTGGTTGCACATGAAGACGCGGAGTCGTTTCAATGGGTTTTCAGCCGTTTTTTGGCTGCGATGGGTGGGAAGGAGCCTAAGTATATTATCACCGATCAGGATGCTGGCATTCTTAAAGTG AAACTGAATGCCATTATATGGGATGAATACATTGAAGCAGCAGAgttcgatgcaaaatgggaagaaataGGCCGAGAGCACACAGTTAATAACATTGATTGGTTTAAAGAAATGTATGCTAAAAGGAGGCAGTGGGTTATGGCACATTGTAGGGACCTAGAgatgggtggtgtaatgaggacaacccaaaGATCACAGAGcaaaaatagtttttttaagataTTTGAGAGCAAGTCGGGAAC AATGCTTGAAAGGAAAGGCATTCTATGCCGACATGTAATATGGATTTACTCATCGAATGGAGGGAAGAAAATTCCAGAACTGTGTGTTGTTAACAGATGGTGCAAAGATGCAATCCGCTCTAAAATGTTCGATGGCAATGGTGAAGCAGCTGAGGACGttgatataatagatggaaaaCAGATTACGATGTCAATAATGTGGACAGAGATTCATCAGACAGTTGCTATGCTGATGGGCAAATTCAAGGCTGATGTCGACAACTTTTCTAGTCTAATTAGAGAGTTTAAGGAGAAACTATCACCCTTAGGATCACCATTGAATAAACAACAACAGTTGGAGAAAATTCTTGGCTATTCTGCTAGTCACGAGATAACCATTTTGCCGCTCAAGCAATCAAAAAACAAGGGAAGCGGGAAGAGAATGTTGTCGCTTAAGGAAAAAGCAGTTGCCTTGGCAAGCAAGCTAAAACTCatgtgtaaaaattgcaagcGATTAGCTAACCATGATAAGAGGAACTGCCCTAACCCTTTTGCAGAGCACCCACCATTGTCACCTTCATCAGAGGAATCgttagaagaagaggaagaagaagcggaagaggaagaagatgacATCTTAGAATAA